A region of the Dasypus novemcinctus isolate mDasNov1 chromosome X, mDasNov1.1.hap2, whole genome shotgun sequence genome:
TATTTGTGAAGTGATTTACGGAAACAAGCTGTGAGAAAGTAGCATCTTCCATCTTTCTACCTTTTATCCTGTAGTGtttgtgaaggaaaaaatagcaaTTTACTACACctgtttttatccttttctttctggCCCATTCTTTCCCTAAGTTTCATTTGGATTTGATATTGCAATACAGGGTATTTTTCGCTTTTATGCTTAAGTAGGGAAAGAGTAATGTAACACAAGTTATGGGAATACCTGCAGTTTAGCTATGGCACATGCTGCTCCTTTTTGTTGGGTTGCTTTATCAGCACCTATGTAAAACCATGTCATTCTGGCTCTCTTTTCTGTGATTTGCCATCAGTACCTCATGCAGCATTTCATTGCCCTTATTTCACTTTTCCcatgtcagtttcctcttttgatGTTCAAAAACTAAATAAGGAGGGAAAGTGGCTGTgcctcaatcagatgagctctggtctaccatatgggaggcgctGGGTTCCCgtccaaggcctccttgtgaaggcaggctcccccgcatgctgcggagagctgccagaccacagatgccatggagagtcaactcagcaaggagatgctacaaaaagaagggagaacagcgagaacacagaagaaccttcagggaatggacaccgagagtagacagcaagcaagctgcaagggggagggagggaaataaataaataaatgcagacacagaagaaagttcTCAGTGCTGTGCGTTGGCTAGGCAATTTTTCTGGTTTATGCTAACTAGCCTGAGGCTGGAGGATCTAATGCCTCACACACATGTCTAAGATCATTATGACGCCTGAGATGGCTGGGTCTTCTCTTCACGTGATCTCTCAGGCTACAGGAGGTTGACCCCTCCTTGATCAAACAGTCACAACTGTTCCCAGCAGCAAGAGAGGGCAAGCCCCGACGTGCACATGCTTTTCCAGCCTCTGCTTGACAagtttaagtttttttaaagattttatcttatttattatttctctcccctcccccccaggtgtctgttctctgtatccattcacaaAGAggtgtttgttcttctgtgtccatgtgtattcttgttagtggcaccgggagtctgtgtgtgtttttgttgcatcatcttgctgcgtcagctctccttgtgtgtggcgccacaccagggcaggctgcacttttttgtgcatGGCAACTCTCCTtgccgggtgcactccttgcatgtggggctccgctTTACAGGAGACAgcactgcgtggcacagcactcctgtgtgcatcagcactgcacgtgcgccagctcaccacaccgttcaggaggccctgggtttgaaccctggacctgtcaggtggtaggcggactcctatctgttgagccaaatctgcttccctgtttaatTTTTATGATCATTGTATattgtaagaggtttgcttggaTACAGTTACCAAAATCACTTTGGTAACTTAAGTACGTATGGTACaaagaatgtgttttttattattaaggaaaaagaaagtaattttgctctaagataaaatgactggttattaagaaagaggaaaatgtgggacaaaacctaaatgaacacagaaagtgcagaaggttcacagaaaaggaatttttgtggacAGATTTGGGTGAGATTCGATGGGTCTATCTCTAAAGTTTTCCAAATCCTTAGTACCAAATAGTATAATGATgcaaaaccaaaatttgattcTCTCTCTGTTAAAATGACAATGTTTCTTAAATCATTAGTTTGTTTTAGTAAAAGGTTATAAGGAGTTCTTTTTTCCTCCTGAGTAAGCAGTATATGAAGCAGAAAGTtggttttatcaaaatagcttcttgtactttaaccttatcttGTTCTTGGTTAAGAATAACAAGTctcactctttaaaaaaaacgTAATGTTTAAACCtaacaacttttaacattttgctttctcaaaatccAATCCTGAGAAGTAttgttttatttcaaactattgcaaaagatttgttcttccATCTTGTAAAAAGTGAAGTACTAAAAATAGGTAAGTTCATTTGTCacgttataagttgaatgaaaaatgTTTAGTGAGGGTACAAAAATTAAAAGGTTTATACCTTAAGTGTCATCAAACTCTCTCATGCTTTTAAACCAGGCCCAGTGCTGTGCATTTGATTTGTTGGCTAGATGGGTCActctgacccctaaaacaataaatctGCCACATCTCCTGGTCAAGCTTCTGAAGGAGATGGAAATCCATGGCTGCCTCAGACTCCCACAGCCCTGCCAGCAGGCAGTGGCCTGACGTCGCCTCCAGCctggctctgtttcataatgCCAGAGGGCACTAGGCTCTAAGCTTGTGGAACACTGGCGCCTACCTTACTGGTCACTCCAGGACCATTGGTGCTGCAGTATGCTGGCTGTGCGAAGGATACCCTAAGTGGAGCAAGAATTATCAGAGTAATGTGAGTAAAACCTAAACAGACACATTTGGCAttgtggcctgctcccatggagtcACAATATGTACAGTATTGCACACCTGGAACTTAAATACATGAAATGCATCTCAAGGAGAAacttgtgggaagtggatgtggctcaagaaattgagctcccgcctaccacatgggaggacccagtttcAATTCCtgtgtacctcctaaaaaggaagatgagtatacaatgaatagacacagcaaatgcaaacaaagagggggaggggagaaatgaaCACGAAATTAATCTgtaagaaagaagagaaacttGAGTATTGATTAGTATTAAGCGCTCCTACATACCTGATGAATGATACTATCCCCTAGCTTTTTTGAGTACTGCCTATGTTTTGCTTGCAATATGCTTCTTTTGTTGTTGCCTACATTGTCTTTCTGAGTTAATGTTTAGGGAATGATATGACAATTTTCTTCACACAAGATTAGCAAGAAGTAACAATAAAAGATGAAACCTCTGCCCATTTTCCCTCTATGAGGAATGCTTACAGAATATTCCTTCTTAAGAATAAAATGGGTATAAACACAAGGGAATATTTGATAGCTAGAAAATAGACTTATTAAACATCTCTTCACCTTAGCAGATCTGAATCTTCCCAGACATAACTGAGATAGCTTTCTACTAATCGAATCTAAATAGTTTACTCCTTGTTCTTCATTCCCAGATCATTAACCAGAACTTCCTACTTACCTCTTGGcatcatttgttatttttttctttttttcttcttgtttttttcctccccttcccctctcccttgcATATATAAACCCTAGCTCCCATTTTCACCTGGAGCTGTTTTGGGGAAGATTATCCttgttccttgcttgtgcacttgcaATAAACCACCTTCTCACTGAGCAACATGATTTTCTTTTGTGGTGAGATTTGGTGGGCCCTTCTATGAGAAATacgggggaaggagtggggtgaggggggtggggggtatatggggacctcatattttttaaagataacattaaaaaaataaagacaaaagaaattaaaaaaacacaggtAAGTACATGAGAATATCTCAAGAATGGGCTCAGAATTATGCATGTGATACTTTCTTAAAGTCAGAAGGACCTTCATTATAGTTGGAATAGAATTTAAATTActgttcctttttctattttcttatctgGCTGTTCCTATCAGAcctcatcttttcattttttgtttaccTCCCTCCATTCATTCACATGCTCATCTAAAAAGACAAATTCTTTCACGTTTGAACAATGACTGCTTTTAAAAACTGTAGTTACCAGAGAACAGTTGCCCAAtatttagaactttttaaaaagtggagcATGTATATTAAGTGGCCACTTCAGTCTTACTTGGCTATGAGACTAACCACTCCTCACTGCTCTAATATGCTGAAGAAGTaatctgagggggagggagatggGTGTTTAGTTGTCACATCAAAAGGAGCAGCATTACGCTTTGCAGCACCCATACTTGATTAAGCCTTCCACTCTTAGAGATTTGAAGTTACATGATATACTTTATGGTCTTAACATGTGGCTGGAGAATTGGTATTGAATTTATAGCATCAGCAGGACAGAAAATGTGATGATTTTATGCATGTTAATAAAGGAATGACCTGTTCTCATCTCTCTGGAAATTGGAACTCAAACACCCTTTGTATTTAGAGTCTCAAAAATATTGTGGTTTTTGTAATTTTGTAATAGAGTCtcaaaaattttgtaattttcatttaaattgatAGGAAGCTTGAAGCTATTAGTTAACCTAGCTTCCAATTCACTGTTTAATATGGCACTGAATAAATGATGCAAATTGTCAATGGTTGAGTGATCAGctaatagctctgctagtaattgatttcagtttctccaataaaattgcttaaaccaaaaaaaaaaaaagctatatttTTGGTACCAAAATTGACTTCACCTCTTGATGGAAGGAACAGTAAATTCACTTTGCAAAGGGATTGGAGGAATTTGTGTTCTTTTCACAAGCTCCCCCCAAAACTGCCTTTATGTCTTGCCTTATTTCTTAGCATGTGCTTATTTTGTAGTTTATCATTATCCATTTCTCTGAATGAGTAAATACtaaattgtatttgtttaaaaatattatttctctcATTTAAGTTAAAATATGAGTGTTACTTtttcataaaattcctagaattttcttgttttaaaaaaaagattttttatttatttctctccacatctccccgcccctccccagttttctgctctctgtgtccattcactgtgttcttctgtgaccacttctatacttagcagcagcaccaggactctgcttttctttttgttgcgtcatcttgttgtgccagcgcTCCTTGTGTGTGTCACCAATCCTGGGAAGCCTACACtatcttttgcactgggcggctctccttacagggcgcactccttgcgcattgggctcccctacacgggggacacccctgcatggcacggcactcctttcgtaaatcagcactgtgcatgcgccagctccacacgggtcaaggaggcccagggtttgaaccgcggacctccatgtggtagacaaacgccctatccattgggtcaagtccgcttcccttagaTTTTTCTATTCTAGTTTTATAGCAGAGCTTTGAATGGCTTTTGAAGATACCAAAAACCTATTATTTGCTTTCAAAATCTTGGTTCTGGGGAACTCAGTATTTCCTGCAATTTTCAAACAAGCAATATCAATATTAGAAGTATTGCATGATGTGATCATACCAACAAAAGTGATTTATGTAGCATTACTGTAATTTATAAGGAAGCTGTCATGCTAATCattattcattcttttgaatttgtttttatttatattgttataatagtaatattggaaTATTCGTTTTTGACCGTGACTGCCCTATGAGATTGATAGCTTGGCTTTTCATTGTAGTAAAATAATCACCGGCTAAAACAAGATAGGCCCAGTTTGTGCTATCTAGAATCTTCTTCACACAACACAGCATCCTATATTAGGTTAGTTTATGAGAATGACATTTATATGTTGCTTGCCTCAACACAGAGGATTTAATGAACATTAGAGCTTTCCATGTAACCGTTCCAGTCTCATTTCCATAACTTGCCTTTTATTGGTAGTTTCTCCAGGACTACAAATCTCTGAAACttgattctcttttattttctattttgggcACTGTGCAACTCTTATAACCAAATTGTACCCATAACTGACTTAAAGATAGGTGTGTTACTTCTGGAATTATCATTGAAtggattcaaattttattttacacaGTTCAcataaacctgaaacttaaaattgTAGCCAtagagaatattttcattttttaaattctatttatttatttattttaaagatttatttatttgtttgtttatttatttatttctctccccttcatcccccaccctggttgtctgttctctgtgtctatttgctgcatcttctttgtctgcttctgttgttgtcagcggcatgggaatctgtgtttctttttgttgcatcatcttgttgtgtcagctctccgtgtgtgcggcgccattcctgggcaggctacactttcttttgtgctgggcagctttccttacactccttgcgcttggggttcCCCTACCCAGGGACACGTCTGTGTGGCTCCTCactcttgcgcacatcagcactgtgcatgggccagctccacatgggtcgaggaggcctggggtttgaaccggggacctcccatgtggtagacagacaccctaaccactgggccaagtccgccgcccgagAACATTTGTAAATACTTTGGCCACTTTTtcaggaaatggaagaaattccaAGAAGGGTGATTCATTACGACAGCAAGTACAGAATACAGAGCCATCTAACTATGAGATTGacaccttttcatttttttttccggGATAGAAATaccatcattatttattttcatcttctttcatttcctaaaTTGTCTTTAGTTACCTGTACTactcaaggaactgaattctaGCACCTCCCGTCCATCCCGAAGGCAGAGACAAGAAAATAATGAGGTGCGGTAGCTGACAAGAAACTCAGACAGGGACTCGTAGTTCAGTTTTATTTTCGGCAGAAATAAGCCTTTAAGTGCCAAACTAAATTAGTGGGACAAGAGCACCCATGAGCTAGCAGAGGCAAAAATTGGGCTTCAGTCAGGAAGGGGCATCTACACCAGGAACAACGCCCTGTGGAAGGACACGCTGCCTGGGAGGGCACACAAGACTGGCCTCAGGCGTCTTTCCCCAGCAGAGGGTCATTAGGAAACGGGGGCACGATGCGCTGCATGGTCCGCACCACCTCGGCAAGGTCGTTGAGGAAGGAGGTGATGGAACTTTGGAGGGCGCCAGGGTCGTCAGCTGTCAAATGGCTAAAAGAGAGCgagaaagaaaagcaagttaAAGGTCGATGCTgggcctccctccctccaccccctcgGGCATCTCCAGGCCCAGGCCTCTCACTCCTGCCTTTGACATACCCTTAAAACATCTCCATGACTCGCTTACTCGCTTGGCGTGCACCTCGGGCAGGTATCGGCCTGGTCATGAGCCATGCCCCCCCACGGCGCCCCTTTTAGGACTTACACGATCAGGTCACTGCCATCCACCCTCAGGCCCCTATGGTCTGGCCCTCTGAAGGGTGCTGTCAGCAGGGACCTGCGTGCAACCTTCGCCTCCAGGAAGCACAGGAAAGGCACAGTGAGAGTGCTGGCGGGGAGGTTAAGGCACACACCTTGAGCCTCGGCCCTCCTGGACCCAGCTCACCTCCGGGGCTCCCCCCACCCACAGGTCACCTCTTTCCACCCCTCAGGCTACCCCCAGTCCATCTCCCCAGGCCCACCCTCTGgctcctccccatccccctctGCTCCTTTTTCTCGAGGGTGGCACTCAAACCTGAGGGCCCCTCAACCTCCCCCGCCCAtcccccattcccacccccaagTCCCACCCTGTCCCAGATGGGTTCCTGTAAAGGATACAACTCCAGCAGTTGTTCTGGGTATgttcctgtggctccatccctccCT
Encoded here:
- the LOC101440068 gene encoding EKC/KEOPS complex subunit LAGE3-like yields the protein MEAGNRAGVAEGSVGDQDCPGCPGGSRSPSTGPASRSGTGWEGAAARGAPQVEGTLEVSGRDGATGTYPEQLLEFTLTVPFLCFLEAKVARRSLLTAPFRGPDHRGLRVDGSDLIVHLTADDPGALQSSITSFLNDLAEVVRTMQRIVPPFPNDPLLGKDA